TTGATATTGACATTAATCGCCGGCGCCCTTATAATTACAAATAACATTTAATAGGAATAATTATACATTTGTTTGGGTAAAGGCGAGGAAGGACTTTGTTTTTACCGTTTGGGACCTAGAGAGCAGGCGGTTGGTGTAAGCCTGTACCGGCGGTAAAAATGTTCCCGGTCTGGAGCTGCCGGAAGGAACCCGCAGACGCTTGCGGCGTGGGGCGGTTAGTAATTCCGGCCGGAATGATCCGTTACGATTTGATCCGGAAAGCAGTTTCCGGGTCGCTAAGTCTCTGCCGGCGGCAGAGAGAAGTAGGGTGGCACCACGAGCCTCTCGTCCCTATGGGATGAGGGGCTTTTTTTATATGGCTTTGCCAGAGGGAATATGTGACGGAGGTGTTGATGGATGAAAGTTCTGGTGCTTGATAATGTTTCAGAGCAGGCGGTGGCGATTCTGCGGGAGCAGGGGATCGAGGCCGAAGTCTCCCCGACGCTGCCGGAGGAAGAACTGATCGCCAAGATTCCGCCCTACGAGGGGATGATTGTCCGCAGCCAAACAAAGGTCAATGCGCGGGTGATCGCGGCGGCCACCAACCTGAAGGTGATCGGACGGGCCGGCGTGGGTGTGGACAATGTGGATCTGGACGCCGCCACCAACAAAGGGGTGATCGTCCTGAACGCGCCCGATGGGAACACCATCTCCACGGCGGAGCACACGATTGCCATGATCATGGCCTTGGCGCGAAAGATTCCCCAGGCCCACAGTGCGCTCAAGGCGGGCCACTGGGACCGGAAGAGTTTCACCGGGGTGGAGATCAACGGTAAGACCTTGGGGATTATTGGGATGGGGCGGATTGGCACCGAAGTGGCCAAGCGGATGCAGGCGATGGGGATGACCGTTTTGTCCTTCGACCCCTTCCTCACCGAGGAGAAAGCGGCAAAACTGGGTGTCCGCCTGGTCACCTTGGATGAGTTACTGACGGCCGCCGATTTCATCACGGTCCATACTCCGTTGACCAAAGAGACCAAAGGACTCCTCAATGCCGAGTCTCTGCAGCGGACCAAGCCGGGCGTGCGGATTGTCAACTGTGCCCGCGGCGGGATCGTGGATGAAGAGGCCTTGGCCGACGCGATCGAGGCCGGGCACGTGGCGGGGGCGGCGCTGGACGTGTTCAGCGAAGAACCGCCCACCAACCAAAGATTGCTTGCGCTTCCCCAAGTGGTCGTCACCCCGCATCTGGGGGCTTCAACCGCGGAGGCCCAGGTTAACGTGGCGATCGACGTGGCGGTGGAGATGGCGAAAGTGCTGAAGGGCGAGCCTTTCAAGAACGCAGTCAACCTGCCGACGATCCGGCCGGAAGTGATGAAGATCCTGGCCCCCTATTTCCCGCTCGCCGAAAAACTGGGCTGTCTAATCGGACAGTTGACCGAAGGCCGTTTACAGCGGGTTGAGGTGGAGTACAGCGGGGAGATCACCGAATATGACCTGAACCCGTTGACCACCTTGGTGGTAAAAGGACTGTTGCAACCGGTTCTCAACAGCGAGGT
This is a stretch of genomic DNA from Capillibacterium thermochitinicola. It encodes these proteins:
- the serA gene encoding phosphoglycerate dehydrogenase produces the protein MKVLVLDNVSEQAVAILREQGIEAEVSPTLPEEELIAKIPPYEGMIVRSQTKVNARVIAAATNLKVIGRAGVGVDNVDLDAATNKGVIVLNAPDGNTISTAEHTIAMIMALARKIPQAHSALKAGHWDRKSFTGVEINGKTLGIIGMGRIGTEVAKRMQAMGMTVLSFDPFLTEEKAAKLGVRLVTLDELLTAADFITVHTPLTKETKGLLNAESLQRTKPGVRIVNCARGGIVDEEALADAIEAGHVAGAALDVFSEEPPTNQRLLALPQVVVTPHLGASTAEAQVNVAIDVAVEMAKVLKGEPFKNAVNLPTIRPEVMKILAPYFPLAEKLGCLIGQLTEGRLQRVEVEYSGEITEYDLNPLTTLVVKGLLQPVLNSEVNIVNARVLAKQRGIKVAERREASDPDYNNKIRVKTISDQGERVVAGAFFRQNDQRVVEIDGYHFDVVPHGHLLIAPHQDKPGIIGQVGTILGRAGINIAYMQVGRKEVGGTAIMVLTVDHEIPAAVLDQINQVEGMDKPVQVWL